One window of Pseudobacteriovorax antillogorgiicola genomic DNA carries:
- a CDS encoding Rpn family recombination-promoting nuclease/putative transposase gives VKEGKITDKLPPVLPLVLYNGEKEWKAGVSMADLLHPDCPDTLKPYQPEIQFFLLDEKRVPVSDDDISSDNLVAPIFALEQADHKNLYTTFLLLKRVLESSPEFADIAQAFIAYVTAVTRAEERDPSIKVKSLDEVEIMLSKKIDNWIAEGEAKGKKEGKKEGKIEGKIEGKIEGRKEAQLAIALALLQKGLDKAMIAEATELSLEEIEDLAKNV, from the coding sequence GTGAAAGAAGGAAAAATCACGGATAAGCTACCACCAGTTCTGCCTTTAGTGCTATATAATGGAGAGAAAGAGTGGAAGGCAGGCGTCTCAATGGCAGATTTGCTACACCCAGACTGTCCCGATACCTTGAAGCCGTACCAGCCTGAGATCCAGTTTTTCCTTCTTGATGAAAAACGTGTACCCGTGAGCGATGACGACATCAGCTCGGATAATCTTGTGGCCCCGATATTTGCCTTGGAGCAGGCGGACCATAAGAATCTGTACACGACGTTTTTGCTGTTGAAACGTGTTTTGGAAAGTTCTCCAGAATTCGCAGATATAGCTCAAGCATTTATCGCGTATGTAACAGCCGTGACTCGGGCGGAGGAAAGAGATCCTTCGATTAAAGTGAAAAGTTTGGATGAGGTTGAAATCATGCTTTCTAAAAAAATTGATAATTGGATTGCAGAGGGTGAAGCTAAGGGCAAGAAAGAGGGCAAGAAAGAGGGCAAGATAGAGGGCAAGATAGAGGGTAAGATAGAGGGCAGAAAAGAGGCCCAACTAGCGATAGCACTGGCACTTCTTCAGAAAGGTCTCGATAAGGCCATGATTGCTGAGGCAACCGAACTATCGCTGGAGGAAATTG